A genome region from Christensenella minuta includes the following:
- a CDS encoding MerR family transcriptional regulator, with the protein MYTVKEIAALAGLSEHTVRYYTDRGLIPCVKRDKNNNRSFDEEALNWFTGVKCLKACGMPIDSIKEYVDLCLEGDATIERRQKIILEQKAAAEIQLREAEQRLRYLEKKAEHYAAVASRSIPDDTNPGKWAKKTRKAC; encoded by the coding sequence TTGTATACGGTAAAAGAGATCGCCGCACTGGCCGGGCTGTCCGAGCACACTGTGCGGTATTATACGGACCGGGGGCTGATTCCCTGTGTAAAACGCGACAAAAATAATAACCGGTCGTTCGACGAAGAGGCGCTCAATTGGTTTACGGGCGTAAAGTGCCTGAAAGCGTGCGGGATGCCCATCGATTCCATTAAGGAATATGTGGACCTGTGCCTTGAAGGGGACGCGACCATCGAGCGGCGGCAGAAGATTATCCTCGAGCAAAAGGCCGCTGCAGAGATACAGCTCCGAGAGGCAGAGCAGCGGCTCCGCTACCTCGAGAAGAAGGCGGAGCATTATGCGGCGGTTGCGAGCCGCAGCATCCCGGACGACACAAATCCGGGAAAATGGGCAAAAAAAACGCGGAAGGCCTGCTGA